One part of the [Synechococcus] sp. NIES-970 genome encodes these proteins:
- the ppnK_1 gene encoding ATP-NAD kinase, putative codes for MPKAGIIYNDIKPIACQVAQELTKTLRNNGWDVFTATGFGGLLGYAECPPPCETGHQRPVCHTKIEQLVPPNFDENMMFAVVLGGDGTVLSAARQVAPKGIPLLTVNTGHLGFLTEMYLQHLDEAIAQLLAGEYEIEDRSMITVQLFRDEELLWEALSLNEMVLHREPLAGMCHFEIQIGRHVPVDIAADGIIISTPTGSTAYSLSAGGPVVTPDVPVFQLAPICPHSLASRALVFSDREPVNIFPATSHRLVLVVDGNGGAYVLPEDRVHLERSPYNARFVRLQRPEFFRILREKLGWGLPHVAKPTSRKLP; via the coding sequence GTGCCCAAAGCTGGCATTATCTACAACGACATCAAGCCCATTGCCTGCCAAGTCGCCCAGGAACTCACCAAAACCTTGAGGAATAATGGGTGGGATGTATTTACGGCCACTGGGTTTGGGGGACTATTAGGTTATGCAGAATGTCCTCCCCCCTGCGAAACAGGCCACCAGCGGCCGGTTTGTCATACCAAAATTGAACAATTAGTGCCCCCCAATTTCGACGAAAATATGATGTTCGCCGTCGTTCTGGGTGGTGATGGCACCGTATTATCAGCGGCGCGCCAGGTGGCCCCAAAGGGCATCCCTCTGCTCACTGTGAATACGGGCCATTTGGGGTTTTTGACAGAAATGTATCTCCAGCATCTCGATGAGGCGATCGCCCAACTCCTGGCCGGGGAATACGAAATTGAAGACCGTTCGATGATCACCGTGCAACTGTTCCGGGACGAAGAACTCCTGTGGGAAGCCCTCAGCCTCAATGAAATGGTTCTCCATCGGGAACCTTTAGCCGGGATGTGTCATTTTGAAATCCAAATTGGTCGCCATGTCCCTGTTGATATTGCCGCTGATGGAATCATCATCTCCACCCCCACAGGCTCCACAGCCTATTCCCTTAGTGCGGGCGGCCCCGTGGTGACCCCCGATGTACCCGTATTTCAATTGGCGCCCATTTGCCCCCATTCCCTCGCTTCCCGGGCCTTAGTTTTTTCAGACCGAGAACCCGTAAATATTTTTCCTGCCACTTCCCACCGTTTGGTACTCGTCGTGGATGGCAACGGCGGTGCCTATGTTCTGCCAGAAGACCGGGTTCACCTGGAGCGATCGCCTTATAATGCTCGCTTTGTCCGCCTCCAACGGCCCGAATTTTTCCGCATTCTACGCGAAAAACTCGGTTGGGGACTGCCCCATGTGGCCAAGCCTACCTCCCGCAAGCTCCCCTGA
- a CDS encoding two-component response regulator gives MPQSQYTADGLAYVLLVGTEPGLTQRVTLDLADRGYQTVAVETLEQAHQRFQQLTPAMVIVDYPMLGQRGVELCRALRKTQFVQPILFLVTQDSVEERVVCLEAGADDYLLQPYQQDSFLRLLDIYLEPQTGQREQLFFGDLILDLNTRQVWRSPNQGSETPRPIELTVKEFELLKYLMSHPQQVLTREQILENVWGNEFQGESNVIEVYIRYLRLKIEVKGQKRLIQTVRGVGYVLKKDT, from the coding sequence ATGCCCCAAAGCCAATACACTGCCGATGGTTTAGCCTATGTTCTCCTTGTGGGGACAGAGCCAGGACTGACACAACGGGTCACCCTAGATCTGGCGGACCGTGGCTATCAAACCGTTGCCGTTGAAACCCTGGAACAAGCACACCAACGCTTTCAGCAGTTGACCCCGGCCATGGTCATTGTGGACTATCCAATGTTGGGACAGCGGGGTGTAGAGCTATGCCGTGCCCTCCGGAAAACTCAGTTTGTCCAGCCTATTTTATTCTTAGTTACCCAAGATAGTGTAGAAGAACGGGTTGTCTGCCTAGAGGCAGGAGCTGATGATTATCTACTACAGCCTTACCAACAGGATAGTTTTTTACGACTCCTCGATATTTATCTCGAACCCCAGACGGGACAGCGAGAACAGCTCTTTTTTGGCGATTTAATCCTTGACCTCAATACTCGCCAGGTGTGGCGATCGCCCAACCAGGGCAGTGAAACCCCCAGGCCCATTGAGCTAACCGTCAAAGAATTTGAACTGTTGAAATATCTGATGTCTCATCCCCAACAGGTTTTGACCCGGGAGCAAATCCTCGAAAATGTGTGGGGAAATGAGTTTCAAGGGGAATCAAACGTCATTGAAGTCTATATTCGTTACCTACGCCTCAAAATTGAAGTAAAAGGGCAAAAGCGGCTGATTCAAACGGTGCGGGGCGTAGGTTATGTTCTCAAAAAAGACACCTAA
- a CDS encoding hypothetical protein (conserved hypothetical protein), producing the protein MSLSARFLFALGGVVLVGCAPITADNPEVTTTGPTDTPTAIVADEPSDPDFQGQILPITATAQVVGRDQTFALEVAKTPEQQALGLMFREFLPDDRGMLFEFNPPRPVSFWMKNCLINLDMIFLRDGVIQAIAHDVPPCETEPCPSYGPPRNVNIDQVIEIRGGLAAEIGLSEGDQITVTHQEN; encoded by the coding sequence ATGTCCTTGTCTGCACGTTTTTTGTTTGCCCTCGGCGGGGTTGTTCTAGTGGGCTGTGCACCCATCACCGCAGATAACCCTGAGGTAACAACGACTGGTCCGACTGACACTCCGACTGCAATTGTCGCCGATGAGCCTTCAGATCCTGATTTTCAAGGGCAAATTTTACCGATTACGGCAACGGCCCAGGTGGTTGGCCGCGATCAAACATTTGCTCTAGAGGTGGCAAAAACACCTGAGCAACAAGCCCTCGGCCTAATGTTTCGGGAATTTTTGCCCGATGACCGGGGAATGTTATTTGAATTTAATCCGCCCCGGCCCGTGAGTTTCTGGATGAAAAATTGCCTCATCAATCTGGATATGATCTTTCTGCGGGATGGCGTGATTCAGGCGATCGCCCATGATGTGCCCCCCTGCGAAACTGAACCTTGCCCAAGCTATGGCCCGCCCCGAAACGTCAACATTGACCAAGTGATCGAAATTCGGGGAGGACTCGCCGCAGAAATTGGCCTCAGCGAAGGGGATCAAATTACTGTTACCCACCAGGAAAATTAG